The proteins below come from a single Halothiobacillus neapolitanus c2 genomic window:
- a CDS encoding c-type cytochrome, whose translation MNNRKWVIAALFMLSAAPLAIAGTSTNTIGEKIARKGTGDVPACAICHGDHGEGNLKAGYPRLAGMNAEYLDQQMTLYAQEERTNRIMQEYAQKLSIAQRRAVSEYYANQTAHSPHIDLQSLPPQAAKLLQVGAPNRGIPSCFSCHGDNGQGDADGIAPIAGQPAIYFIHQMNAWRFNARPVTEGNPMGVIAKSLTVQEISLLAHALQ comes from the coding sequence ATGAACAATCGAAAGTGGGTTATCGCTGCCCTATTCATGTTGTCTGCCGCTCCTCTGGCTATTGCAGGGACATCGACCAATACAATTGGCGAAAAAATAGCCAGAAAAGGAACAGGTGACGTTCCAGCCTGTGCGATATGCCACGGCGACCACGGCGAAGGAAATCTAAAAGCTGGCTACCCGAGATTGGCTGGCATGAATGCAGAATATCTAGATCAGCAAATGACGTTGTATGCACAAGAAGAGCGAACAAACCGAATCATGCAGGAATATGCACAAAAGCTGAGTATCGCGCAGCGACGGGCTGTATCGGAGTACTACGCGAATCAGACCGCGCATTCACCACACATCGATCTGCAGAGCCTCCCACCTCAGGCGGCGAAATTATTGCAAGTGGGTGCGCCGAATCGGGGTATACCTAGTTGCTTCAGCTGCCATGGAGACAACGGACAAGGTGATGCGGATGGAATCGCACCCATTGCTGGGCAACCCGCTATCTACTTTATCCACCAAATGAACGCGTGGCGATTTAATGCTCGCCCGGTCACAGAGGGCAACCCGATGGGCGTCATTGCGAAATCATTAACTGTGCAGGAAATTTCTTTACTAGCGCATGCTCTGCAATAG
- a CDS encoding purine or other phosphorylase family 1, with product MKKNILLVMALPQENVGNRLDQFGLPILYTGVGKINAAIKLGEILSTTNEHTIVINLGSAGSHQYPAGETVCITRFFQHDMNATALGFDLGQTPFEKETHLTGSLAIPGMKQATCFTGDSFVSERHPELSFEVIDMEAYSLAKTCLHHNTEFIALKFITDGADGQAARDWPEALNMATDHLSVALGETLKHLERLQLASK from the coding sequence ATGAAGAAAAACATACTCCTCGTCATGGCACTCCCACAGGAGAATGTTGGGAACCGTCTGGATCAGTTCGGCCTACCCATCCTTTACACTGGCGTTGGCAAGATCAATGCGGCTATAAAGTTGGGCGAAATCCTATCGACGACGAATGAACATACCATCGTGATCAATTTGGGCTCGGCAGGATCACACCAGTATCCAGCCGGTGAAACAGTGTGTATCACCCGGTTCTTTCAACATGACATGAATGCAACGGCGCTGGGTTTTGATCTGGGTCAAACGCCCTTCGAAAAAGAAACACACCTAACAGGCAGCCTTGCCATACCGGGGATGAAGCAGGCGACTTGCTTCACCGGAGATAGCTTTGTCAGCGAACGGCACCCTGAACTGAGCTTTGAAGTCATCGATATGGAAGCCTATTCGCTGGCGAAAACATGCCTGCATCACAACACGGAGTTCATCGCGCTGAAGTTTATTACCGATGGAGCGGACGGTCAGGCCGCACGGGATTGGCCAGAGGCGCTCAATATGGCCACCGATCATCTGAGTGTAGCGCTGGGTGAAACTTTGAAGCATCTCGAGCGTCTTCAACTGGCAAGCAAATAA
- a CDS encoding adenine phosphoribosyltransferase produces MPITNSLAQAVRAIPDFPKPGVIFRDISPLLNHHFRETIDMLSAQFSPEEWAEIDAIVGIESRGFILASGMSYAQNKGLMIVRKPGKLPPPRHSVRYTLEYGEDELQMATNLNPQRVLIIDDVLATGGTLLGTCELCTQCGHEIKGIGTLINLPGLNQFAWPNTPVRSLFTY; encoded by the coding sequence ATGCCAATAACGAACTCTCTTGCTCAGGCCGTACGAGCCATCCCCGATTTCCCCAAACCCGGCGTCATCTTTAGAGACATCTCGCCGCTACTGAACCATCATTTCCGCGAGACAATCGATATGTTGTCCGCCCAGTTCTCACCAGAAGAATGGGCAGAAATCGATGCCATCGTGGGGATTGAATCCCGTGGGTTCATTCTGGCTTCCGGAATGTCCTATGCCCAAAACAAGGGGCTCATGATCGTCCGCAAGCCGGGGAAGCTGCCGCCGCCCAGACACAGCGTGCGCTACACACTTGAATACGGTGAAGACGAACTGCAAATGGCTACAAATCTGAATCCACAGCGCGTATTGATCATCGATGACGTACTAGCCACGGGCGGCACGCTTCTGGGCACGTGCGAACTCTGTACGCAGTGCGGACACGAGATCAAAGGCATCGGCACCTTGATCAACCTCCCGGGCCTCAATCAATTCGCCTGGCCAAACACACCGGTTCGCAGCCTATTCACCTACTGA
- a CDS encoding Smr/MutS family protein, whose protein sequence is MAKSSKKTAPLAPEDIALFHEAVGSVEPVSNACVVVDDAPPKPSRRKAIPERLSDYIDQHLSDGFALEEPIEHGETLSYLRPDSPPPLLRKLRRGQFSVAASLDLHGMSIDEARNSIARFFLEQRRDVRCCVRIVHGKGNRSIGQVPVLKRMVNHWLPQRDDVIAFCSAPPHDGGTGAIYVLLRKS, encoded by the coding sequence ATGGCGAAAAGCAGCAAAAAAACAGCACCACTCGCCCCCGAGGATATCGCCTTGTTTCACGAGGCAGTAGGCTCGGTTGAGCCGGTTTCGAATGCTTGTGTTGTGGTTGATGACGCACCGCCAAAACCCAGTCGCAGGAAGGCGATTCCAGAGCGGCTCAGCGATTACATCGATCAGCACCTATCCGATGGATTCGCGCTGGAAGAGCCCATCGAACATGGCGAGACCCTGAGTTATCTTCGACCAGACAGCCCTCCTCCGTTGTTGAGAAAGTTAAGGCGCGGCCAATTCAGCGTTGCGGCCAGTCTCGATTTGCATGGCATGAGCATCGATGAAGCCAGAAACAGCATCGCTCGGTTTTTCCTTGAGCAACGCCGGGACGTGCGCTGCTGTGTCCGTATCGTTCACGGCAAAGGCAACCGATCGATTGGGCAAGTACCCGTACTCAAACGCATGGTGAACCACTGGCTGCCTCAGAGGGATGATGTCATCGCTTTTTGCTCAGCACCGCCGCATGATGGCGGCACAGGCGCAATTTACGTATTGTTACGGAAGTCTTAA
- the surE gene encoding 5'/3'-nucleotidase SurE, with translation MNILVSNDDGYLSPGIRVLAERLKALGHVTIVAPDRDRSGASNSLTLSRPLRPRLVEPDVWAVDGTPTDCVHLAIQGLLSVVPDIVVSGINHGSNLGDDVLYSGTVAAATEGRSLGLPAIAVSNAAHHPEHLGVAADAVVDLVCRLVNHPLPAFTLLNVNVPDLPADRIKPMLATRLGRRHPSSGIVRDRDPRDREIFWIGAAGEGADASEGTDFAAVAAGHISVTPVQFDMTRHSAIHNVADWLAEPVCALPK, from the coding sequence ATGAATATTCTGGTCAGTAATGACGATGGTTACCTGTCGCCGGGTATACGGGTTTTGGCTGAACGACTCAAAGCGCTGGGGCATGTCACGATTGTGGCACCGGATCGAGACCGTAGTGGCGCCTCCAATAGCCTGACGTTGAGCCGCCCGCTGCGTCCCCGACTGGTCGAGCCGGATGTTTGGGCGGTAGATGGCACGCCGACGGATTGTGTTCATCTGGCGATACAAGGTTTGCTTTCCGTGGTGCCGGACATTGTTGTTTCCGGCATCAACCACGGTTCGAACCTGGGTGATGATGTGTTGTACTCGGGTACGGTTGCCGCGGCTACAGAGGGCCGTTCGCTTGGGTTGCCGGCAATTGCCGTTTCCAACGCGGCACATCACCCGGAGCATTTGGGTGTCGCCGCCGATGCGGTCGTAGATTTGGTCTGCCGCCTGGTAAATCATCCCCTGCCCGCGTTCACTTTGCTGAATGTCAACGTTCCGGATTTGCCGGCTGATCGAATCAAACCCATGCTCGCCACCCGTTTGGGTCGTCGCCATCCTTCATCGGGGATCGTTCGCGATCGGGATCCTCGTGATCGGGAAATCTTCTGGATTGGTGCCGCTGGCGAAGGTGCGGATGCAAGCGAAGGTACGGACTTTGCCGCGGTCGCCGCCGGACACATTTCGGTTACCCCAGTACAATTCGATATGACGCGGCACAGTGCGATACACAATGTCGCCGATTGGTTGGCTGAACCCGTGTGTGCCTTGCCCAAATGA
- a CDS encoding protein-L-isoaspartate(D-aspartate) O-methyltransferase, giving the protein MVERLRQQGVSNAKVLAAMNTLAREAFVDEALRMRVYDDCSLPIGQGQTLSQPYIVGRMSELLLGASIPVKRVLEIGTGSGYQAAVLAQCGCAVFTIERIGTFLEVAKARHRRLGLLNIRYLHRDGFKGWPSQAPFDGIIVTAAPSNIPDELKAQLVDGGRLIVPVGSQGEAQRLTVITRTENDFRSQFFDAVSFVPMLPGEQS; this is encoded by the coding sequence ATGGTTGAACGATTGCGGCAGCAGGGTGTATCCAACGCGAAGGTGTTGGCGGCGATGAATACGCTGGCACGCGAGGCATTTGTCGATGAGGCCCTGCGTATGCGGGTATATGACGATTGCTCATTGCCCATCGGGCAGGGACAGACACTATCTCAGCCTTATATCGTGGGGCGGATGTCCGAGTTGCTTCTGGGGGCGAGTATCCCAGTGAAACGGGTGCTGGAGATCGGCACCGGTTCGGGGTATCAGGCCGCCGTGCTTGCTCAATGTGGTTGTGCGGTGTTTACGATCGAAAGGATCGGGACCTTTCTGGAGGTCGCCAAGGCTCGGCATCGTCGTCTGGGGCTACTGAACATTCGTTATTTGCATCGGGATGGTTTCAAGGGGTGGCCTTCGCAAGCCCCATTTGATGGGATCATCGTGACGGCCGCGCCATCGAACATACCCGATGAGCTCAAAGCACAACTGGTCGATGGCGGGCGGCTTATTGTACCCGTTGGCTCGCAAGGTGAGGCTCAGAGACTCACCGTGATTACCCGTACCGAAAATGACTTTAGAAGTCAGTTTTTTGATGCGGTCAGTTTTGTCCCCATGCTTCCTGGAGAACAGTCTTGA
- a CDS encoding YqaA family protein, translating to MRLFGALYDRVLSWSAHRHAPVALGGLSFAEASFFPIPPDVMLLPMAMARPRCWWQFATIATVFSALGGLFGYLIGWLAIDWLMPYIQQWGYGSVFEKAKLWFQEWGFWAIIVAGFSPIPYKAFTITAGALTMNPALFFVASLVGRGGRLYLVAGLIAWAGPKIAPKLRHYIEWLGWLTVALLVIAVILWRWMKH from the coding sequence TTGAGACTATTCGGCGCTCTTTACGATCGAGTTTTATCCTGGTCTGCGCATCGACATGCGCCGGTGGCACTGGGCGGGTTAAGTTTCGCTGAAGCTTCGTTTTTCCCGATTCCACCCGATGTCATGCTGCTTCCAATGGCCATGGCCCGCCCGCGCTGTTGGTGGCAATTTGCAACCATTGCAACCGTCTTTTCTGCCTTGGGCGGCCTGTTCGGGTATTTGATCGGCTGGCTGGCAATTGATTGGCTGATGCCCTATATCCAGCAATGGGGCTATGGTTCGGTTTTTGAAAAAGCCAAACTGTGGTTTCAGGAATGGGGATTCTGGGCGATCATCGTGGCGGGGTTTTCGCCCATTCCCTACAAGGCGTTCACGATTACGGCCGGGGCATTAACCATGAATCCAGCCTTGTTTTTTGTCGCTTCTTTGGTCGGTCGCGGCGGGCGGCTTTATCTGGTCGCCGGGTTGATCGCCTGGGCCGGACCGAAGATTGCCCCTAAACTTCGTCACTATATTGAGTGGCTGGGTTGGTTGACGGTCGCTTTACTGGTCATCGCCGTGATTCTATGGCGATGGATGAAACACTGA
- a CDS encoding peptidoglycan DD-metalloendopeptidase family protein: MNQLSCLAAHVRPLYRLAWVGLLLGVMTLSGCATGSHFDRWAGHDASAIRVRPGDTLYSIAVANDLDWRDVARWNGIRNPRDLRAGQILRLTPPGQTARAATRVTTRAVPRKPPAAKPASRSASTQSNTTVSAQGVIWKWPVNGRVLSHFIDQSNQQKGLILGGAIGEPVRASAAGEVVYAGNGLPGYGNLLIIKHNSTWLSAYGYNRSLLVKEGQTVRAGQVVATMGRRDGRAKDKTGSLLFQIRRDGKPVDPMAYLPSR; the protein is encoded by the coding sequence GTGAATCAGTTATCGTGTCTTGCTGCCCATGTAAGGCCCCTGTACCGTTTGGCATGGGTCGGGTTGCTGCTTGGCGTGATGACCTTGTCCGGCTGTGCCACAGGGTCTCATTTTGACCGATGGGCAGGGCACGATGCTTCGGCCATACGCGTTCGACCGGGCGACACGCTGTATTCCATTGCTGTTGCGAATGATCTGGATTGGCGTGACGTTGCACGTTGGAACGGCATCCGCAATCCGCGTGATTTGCGAGCGGGGCAAATATTGCGACTGACCCCACCGGGGCAAACTGCGCGTGCCGCCACGAGGGTGACGACGAGAGCCGTTCCGCGTAAACCTCCGGCCGCGAAACCGGCCTCGCGATCAGCCTCAACCCAATCCAATACCACCGTTTCGGCGCAAGGCGTGATCTGGAAGTGGCCGGTTAACGGACGTGTTCTTAGTCATTTCATCGACCAGAGTAACCAGCAAAAAGGCTTGATCCTGGGGGGTGCGATTGGCGAACCCGTTCGTGCCAGTGCAGCCGGAGAAGTGGTTTATGCGGGCAATGGTCTGCCTGGATACGGCAATCTATTGATTATCAAGCACAATTCGACCTGGCTATCGGCATACGGTTACAACCGCAGTCTTCTGGTCAAAGAGGGGCAGACCGTTCGGGCAGGTCAAGTCGTGGCGACCATGGGGCGGCGAGATGGCCGCGCAAAGGATAAAACCGGCAGTTTGCTGTTTCAGATACGTCGGGATGGTAAACCAGTCGATCCCATGGCCTACTTGCCCAGTCGCTAG
- a CDS encoding helix-turn-helix transcriptional regulator has translation MVNHAEIAALKWDVRQRLTLLESTLLLTGWVRTQALVETFSISRAQASKDFAVYMSLRPDNLKYNKSLKYYEAGDAFTPLLLTGSATDVLNALQVVNPQQTPVVTLSAALPAIQVVQPLDRQLDWSVLRVVSQAIYQKRKLKAAYQSMNRNEPTELTLSPHHLVFSGFRWHVRAFSDTHQAYRDFVLARFRGEPPQLLNETAISGDHDEAWHQTIDVIIEPHPGLPESQRKILAEDYGMIDGTRCEPVRQALLPYFLRLMQIEPERQHPDPKIQQIILKNPEQVQPFLWRNN, from the coding sequence ATGGTCAATCACGCTGAAATCGCGGCTCTGAAATGGGATGTACGACAACGCCTCACGCTCTTGGAAAGCACGCTGTTGCTCACGGGTTGGGTACGCACGCAGGCACTCGTCGAGACGTTCAGCATCAGTCGAGCTCAGGCATCCAAAGATTTCGCGGTGTACATGAGCCTTCGCCCCGATAACCTCAAGTACAACAAATCGCTGAAATATTATGAAGCAGGAGACGCGTTCACCCCGCTATTGCTCACCGGTTCGGCCACGGATGTACTCAATGCCCTGCAGGTGGTCAATCCACAACAAACACCCGTGGTTACCCTGTCTGCCGCACTGCCAGCCATACAGGTGGTACAGCCACTGGATCGGCAATTGGATTGGTCGGTTTTAAGGGTAGTGAGTCAGGCCATCTACCAAAAACGAAAACTCAAGGCGGCGTACCAGTCCATGAATCGCAATGAACCAACCGAGTTGACGCTCTCACCGCATCATTTGGTGTTCAGTGGTTTTCGCTGGCATGTACGCGCATTCAGTGACACGCATCAGGCATACCGTGATTTCGTATTGGCACGATTCAGGGGAGAGCCACCCCAATTGCTGAATGAAACTGCGATCTCGGGTGATCACGATGAGGCATGGCATCAAACTATTGACGTTATCATCGAGCCGCATCCGGGCTTGCCGGAAAGTCAGCGAAAGATTCTCGCCGAAGACTACGGAATGATCGATGGAACACGTTGCGAGCCCGTTCGTCAGGCCTTGCTGCCCTACTTCTTGCGGTTGATGCAAATTGAACCCGAACGACAACACCCCGACCCAAAAATCCAGCAGATCATCCTGAAAAACCCGGAACAGGTTCAACCGTTTTTGTGGCGTAACAATTAG
- a CDS encoding zinc transporter ZntB, which translates to MTTDFYTWHLQGDGTARLLTLSDETPCAGPVWIHLNYTRPETQEWIRSRIDLDSTVQDTLLAEVTRPRALILDQGLLLTLRSINHNPGQEPDDMIGIRLWITPKLIISTHLRSLRAVNTLQRDMETNNAPKDAGQFVTRLVELLNEDMLDTIEEIDELTDNYEKIMLISEDVEPVSDRDLADLRTMILTLRRYLGPQRDALLSVIGSHLIWMKKGPIQRLREAENRLTRYLEVLDASRDQMRIIQEQLQTRSNNELNKQLTFLTALSAIFLPLTFITGLFGVNIDGIPGNDGHPWAFSIFTLFLVSLAAVLIYLFKRARLF; encoded by the coding sequence GTGACTACCGATTTCTATACCTGGCATTTGCAGGGCGACGGCACAGCGCGCTTGCTTACCCTCTCAGATGAAACACCATGCGCGGGGCCTGTCTGGATTCACCTGAACTACACACGGCCAGAAACCCAGGAATGGATACGCAGCCGAATCGATTTGGACAGTACGGTTCAGGACACCCTGTTGGCAGAAGTGACTCGGCCACGCGCCCTGATTCTCGATCAAGGACTGCTGCTGACGCTGCGCAGCATCAATCACAACCCGGGGCAAGAACCAGACGATATGATCGGCATCCGGCTCTGGATCACGCCGAAACTGATCATCAGTACTCATTTACGCAGCTTGCGGGCAGTCAATACCTTGCAGCGCGATATGGAAACCAACAATGCGCCCAAAGATGCCGGTCAATTTGTCACGCGGCTTGTTGAATTGTTGAACGAGGACATGCTGGATACGATCGAGGAAATTGACGAACTCACCGACAATTACGAAAAAATCATGCTGATCAGTGAGGATGTCGAACCGGTATCCGACCGTGACTTGGCTGACCTTCGCACCATGATTCTCACGTTACGTCGCTACCTTGGCCCGCAAAGGGACGCCCTGCTTTCCGTTATCGGCAGCCACCTGATCTGGATGAAGAAAGGGCCTATCCAGCGCCTTCGAGAGGCGGAAAACAGACTGACTCGCTATCTTGAGGTACTGGACGCCTCCCGCGACCAAATGCGGATTATTCAGGAACAATTGCAGACCCGCTCTAACAATGAACTGAACAAACAACTGACCTTTCTGACTGCACTGTCAGCTATTTTCCTGCCATTGACATTCATTACCGGCCTGTTCGGAGTCAATATTGATGGCATTCCCGGGAATGATGGGCATCCGTGGGCCTTTAGTATCTTCACCCTGTTTCTGGTTTCACTGGCTGCCGTTCTCATCTACCTGTTCAAGCGCGCTCGATTGTTCTGA
- a CDS encoding class I SAM-dependent methyltransferase, protein MLTSQEIAQLRADLVQTTTLMDKSLTLHSTWGLFSPREIDEGTRLLMGFLDAPEPGQTIVDLGCGYGPIGLALAKAQPKADVILLDKDFVACEFAASNAKRNQLNNVVVKPSNGLDALRGQHVDRIVSNVPAKVGKEMWSIMLWDAAEALNPGGDIWFVSINGLRDYFKRTFKEQFGNYEKIKQGQNYTIHRAVKS, encoded by the coding sequence ATGCTTACGTCCCAAGAAATAGCCCAACTTCGTGCCGATCTGGTTCAAACCACCACGCTGATGGATAAATCGCTCACGCTGCATTCCACCTGGGGTTTATTCTCTCCGCGTGAAATTGATGAGGGCACGCGCTTACTGATGGGGTTTCTGGATGCGCCGGAACCCGGCCAGACTATTGTGGACTTAGGTTGTGGCTATGGCCCGATCGGGCTGGCCCTCGCGAAGGCCCAACCCAAGGCTGACGTGATTTTGCTCGACAAAGATTTCGTCGCCTGCGAGTTTGCGGCAAGCAATGCCAAACGCAATCAACTGAACAACGTTGTCGTCAAACCCAGCAACGGCCTTGATGCCCTGCGCGGTCAACACGTGGATCGCATCGTATCGAACGTACCCGCCAAGGTGGGCAAGGAAATGTGGTCAATCATGCTCTGGGATGCTGCCGAGGCGCTCAACCCTGGTGGAGATATCTGGTTTGTGAGCATCAATGGGCTTCGCGACTACTTCAAGCGAACTTTCAAGGAACAGTTCGGCAACTACGAAAAAATAAAGCAAGGCCAGAACTACACCATTCACAGGGCAGTCAAATCTTAG
- a CDS encoding transcriptional repressor — MICQNHHVCATSALAHAEAVCLARGARLTPIRRAVLMEIWANHEATKAYDLIARLSSEGSLIKPPTVYRALDFLLAHGLIHRIESLNAFIGCHHPDTQHQAILMICDRCGTINEAASEALNGILSALTHAEKFTVTHQSIELHGLCASCQKLA; from the coding sequence ATGATTTGTCAAAATCATCACGTCTGCGCCACCTCCGCACTTGCTCACGCTGAAGCGGTATGTCTTGCGCGGGGTGCGCGACTAACACCTATTCGGCGCGCCGTGCTGATGGAAATCTGGGCGAATCACGAGGCGACAAAAGCCTATGACTTGATTGCACGGCTCTCAAGCGAAGGCAGTCTGATCAAGCCGCCCACCGTTTATCGCGCACTTGATTTTTTGCTGGCACACGGGTTGATTCACCGCATCGAGAGTTTGAATGCATTCATTGGCTGTCATCATCCGGACACGCAACATCAAGCCATTCTAATGATCTGCGACCGTTGCGGCACAATTAACGAAGCCGCCAGCGAGGCCCTCAATGGTATCCTGAGCGCGCTCACGCATGCGGAGAAATTCACAGTGACACACCAGTCCATCGAACTGCATGGTCTGTGCGCTTCCTGCCAAAAGCTTGCATGA
- a CDS encoding MBL fold metallo-hydrolase: protein MKSNTERMPRRRFLQSVGFVAGATMLPAAFSARVFAEENLVIAGPKVPDIKPTPLSENVFCIVSPWGFPSVENQGMMSNVTFVNTKKGVVIIDSGASRQIGEMALRQIRQLTEAPVVAVINTHYHGDHWLGNHAFVADNPDVSLYAHEKTISAIKTGQGEFWRNLMERSTDNATIGTAVTPPTLALSHGDVLDFGDTKIKVHFYGTAHTPSDISLEIVGQNLVHVGDVAMDNRIAFMDDGSFRGTFKNYDALEAAVPDALWIPAHGHPGKQVLEHNRELFEGIYQSAEKAVEQMGGQELAKSLALEDPRVKKYAPVTKGFDENIGKYTSLAYLEAESASF, encoded by the coding sequence ATGAAATCAAATACAGAACGTATGCCCCGTCGACGCTTTTTGCAATCCGTAGGTTTCGTGGCCGGAGCGACCATGTTGCCAGCTGCTTTTTCCGCACGTGTTTTTGCAGAGGAGAATCTGGTTATTGCCGGTCCGAAAGTGCCTGATATCAAGCCTACTCCGTTATCTGAGAACGTATTCTGCATTGTCTCGCCATGGGGTTTTCCCTCTGTTGAGAATCAGGGGATGATGAGTAACGTGACTTTTGTGAACACGAAAAAAGGCGTGGTCATTATCGATAGCGGCGCTTCCCGACAAATTGGCGAGATGGCATTGCGTCAGATCCGTCAGTTGACCGAGGCCCCCGTGGTGGCGGTCATCAATACGCATTATCATGGCGATCACTGGTTGGGTAATCATGCCTTCGTGGCCGATAATCCTGACGTATCGCTCTATGCGCACGAGAAAACCATTTCGGCCATCAAGACCGGGCAAGGTGAGTTCTGGCGCAACCTGATGGAACGCTCGACCGACAACGCCACCATTGGTACGGCAGTCACTCCGCCGACACTGGCATTGAGCCATGGCGACGTACTCGATTTCGGCGATACAAAAATCAAGGTGCATTTCTACGGTACGGCACATACGCCCTCCGACATCAGCCTAGAGATCGTGGGGCAGAATCTCGTTCATGTCGGTGATGTCGCGATGGATAATCGAATCGCATTCATGGACGATGGCAGTTTCCGCGGGACATTCAAAAATTACGATGCGCTGGAAGCAGCGGTGCCAGATGCATTGTGGATTCCTGCGCACGGGCATCCCGGCAAGCAGGTTCTTGAACACAACCGGGAATTGTTCGAGGGAATTTACCAGTCCGCTGAAAAGGCTGTCGAGCAGATGGGCGGGCAGGAATTGGCCAAATCTTTGGCACTTGAAGATCCCCGTGTGAAAAAATACGCACCGGTAACCAAAGGCTTCGACGAAAACATAGGGAAGTACACTTCACTTGCTTACCTGGAAGCTGAGTCGGCATCATTCTGA
- a CDS encoding YeeE/YedE thiosulfate transporter family protein, whose product MSDGTLVRPLWPPLVAGLVLGLVLILTFVLVGNGVGASGTFASIAAWLGMQIAPAATESNGYLGGMVANGANPFASWIVVEVVGVAIGALLAAVSAGRFKLKVDTGAGKIGVWPRLALALIGGALAGFGSRLAAGCTSGVGLSGTTMLGIGGFIFLVVFFFVGLGLSALLRRVW is encoded by the coding sequence ATGTCTGATGGTACGTTGGTGCGCCCGCTGTGGCCGCCCTTGGTTGCCGGGTTGGTGCTCGGATTGGTCCTTATCCTTACCTTTGTCCTTGTCGGGAATGGCGTGGGTGCATCGGGCACGTTCGCTAGTATTGCAGCCTGGTTGGGGATGCAGATTGCACCGGCGGCAACGGAATCCAATGGCTATCTCGGCGGCATGGTTGCGAATGGTGCCAATCCGTTCGCGAGCTGGATCGTCGTGGAAGTTGTCGGGGTGGCCATCGGCGCGCTTCTGGCGGCTGTCAGCGCAGGTCGGTTCAAACTGAAAGTCGATACGGGCGCCGGCAAAATCGGGGTTTGGCCGCGTCTTGCCCTCGCCTTGATCGGTGGCGCGCTGGCTGGTTTCGGTTCACGTCTGGCCGCGGGGTGCACCAGTGGTGTGGGTTTGTCCGGTACTACGATGCTGGGAATAGGTGGCTTCATATTCCTTGTGGTTTTCTTTTTTGTCGGCCTTGGTTTGAGCGCACTGCTGCGGAGGGTCTGGTAA
- a CDS encoding YeeE/YedE thiosulfate transporter family protein — protein MDYGVAGTALASGILFGYVLEQAGFGSPCKLTAQFRLTDWSVFKVMFTAIIVASLGILLLQTGNYFGSKGFFVPTTFLWATASGAALIGAGFAIGGYCPGTSVVGFMSGRIDGLVFMAGMVLGIFGFAYVYDSALIQFILHSAQFTAKTLPQYLGVSPWLIWVVMVLVAVGGFALGRVLERRAHGVITAEDIVDGTDPTLSSDEQGSAVQGNLGSRAA, from the coding sequence ATGGATTATGGGGTAGCGGGTACTGCATTGGCCTCCGGGATTTTGTTTGGCTATGTATTAGAACAGGCGGGCTTTGGATCGCCGTGCAAGTTGACGGCCCAGTTCCGTCTGACTGACTGGTCTGTTTTCAAAGTCATGTTTACGGCCATCATCGTGGCTTCTCTGGGTATTCTTCTCCTGCAAACCGGAAATTACTTCGGTTCCAAGGGATTCTTCGTGCCAACCACGTTCCTCTGGGCAACGGCTTCCGGCGCTGCTCTGATCGGTGCCGGTTTCGCAATCGGGGGCTACTGCCCTGGCACGTCGGTTGTCGGTTTCATGTCGGGCCGTATCGATGGTCTGGTCTTTATGGCGGGTATGGTGCTGGGGATTTTCGGCTTTGCTTATGTCTACGATAGTGCACTTATTCAGTTTATCCTGCATTCGGCGCAATTCACTGCAAAAACGTTGCCGCAGTATCTCGGTGTTTCGCCTTGGTTAATCTGGGTCGTTATGGTGTTGGTCGCCGTGGGTGGTTTCGCGTTGGGTCGAGTGCTTGAGCGGCGCGCTCATGGCGTAATTACTGCCGAAGATATCGTGGATGGTACTGATCCGACTCTTTCCTCTGATGAGCAGGGAAGCGCGGTACAAGGTAATCTCGGTTCGCGTGCGGCTTAA